tttgacagagttaaacagaaaggaaccaagccacatcgggatcgaaccgagaaaaagaggcttaaagtttagctcctgcataagactcaatgtaaaagttaaacttcaagttcaatttctgcaaaatttgctccaacagaaactttgaatttttggcgatagatagtagagcagtggttgagttaaaaaccactcataactcaattttttccaaaatgtgggttggttcctttctgcttaactcaggcCAACTGTACTTAAGGTGACGCAGAAATAATCAGTAGAACTTAAAAAATGGAAGGACTATTTCACTGCACCTCTTTTTCTTAGAGTAATATGCACTTCtattcagggaatttcattttccacctctgCGAAGAACAAGAAAACGGGTCTCCTATTGCacatcccagtggcgtggcgtgaattgcgatgtatcgattgatatgtaatttaaacctataatgaagaatcgattattaaggtgttcactgtgaacaccctgtctatcgatccttttccgtagttttaaatggcaattcattcgatacatcgcaaagcacgccacgccactgcatccaGACTCGAGTGAGCAGTGACACGAGAGCAGAATTACGAGTGAGATGTGTTGCCTACCTTTGTACCTGAAGGCGATTTGAGGGAACCTCTCGAATCAATGCGGATCAAGAGCACTCAAGGTTACTTTTACAAagccattttttccgtgtttttaaataaattttgagCTAGCTATAGATAATGTAGATGACAAAAAAGTCATAATGCGGACGTAAAACTGatattaataaagaaaaataatctttaaaAACATGAAAGGTTTTGGTGCCCTTCGGTATATTTAAACATAGAAATTGCGAGGAAAACAGGGAATCCAAAAATTTACTATTGACGGTGACTGTATTGTAATCTACTAGATTTATGACCATGATCTAGTCGATCACTAGTCTCTGTCGGTGATACATTTTAGGATTTGAATTTCCtcgttgttttatttttctcgcaCAGTGAGTGAGATTGCCGTAAAACGCCGAATCGTCGTgcgttttcatttattttaaaccAACAGCCTCGTTTTCGTATTGTATTTTCCTCATCATACGAGTTTCATCCACGTACTGTGATAGTCAGTTCGATCAGAAAACGTTACGTGAGGCATGTCCTGATAggttgctattttaccctttgGACTTGTAATAAAACTTTTAACGGTATCAATGTTCTAGAACCGTATTTTGTAAAAGCTGATTGTAGTCTTTTAATACATCAAAAATGTCTCTCACTAGGTAATGTTCATCACTTATGACACCTACaatttctaaaataaattcCCTTAAGATGATGATTTGAATAAAATAGTCGGTCTTGggcacaaaaaaagaagaaaaaagcacATCAAAATCTTTCAATTATTATGAATTATGAATATGATTGCCTCTCTGAACCACTTGGCTCCACAAACATCCACGGATTACGTTCAATACGAGCGGCAATTCCATGCTGATATTCAATAAAATCATACTTCGACGATGACACAACCAAACTacgcatctcggtttgcaaAGATGCACACTTCCtctcatactttaatttttcaaatagaaaaccactcaacgtcaattcttgaaaacttggtgatttttctcctctgtgaaaactttaagggATGAAACTGActagttttcctttgaaaaaatggagatgttgcatgtgtgaggaatttgcgatttggttgttgattcgtatgtaaaagttcgcgagaaacacgatggtcccactgggtttccctgaaatcaactcccaagctcaaagaaagctctcaagttgaggccaaaatggaggggatatcccacgctatcctgagagttcacctatctacatcaagacaaactctccatacgaagatagggagcaaatacattgacagggctgacaccttatttggggactctaaaactgaaaacacggcaaccctgctatgtatttgctccctatctttgcatggagagtttgtcttgatgtagaggtggactctcagggtggggtggtatatcccctccattttgagctcaacttgagagctctttttgagcttgggagttgatttcagagaaaacctttggcaccatcgtgtttcttgcgaacttttacttaagaatcaacaattaaatcgcaaattcctcacacatgcaacatctccattgggacTGGAAATTTCCAAAGCAGCAAACAAAATACGTGGTCTGTTGCAGTTTCCTTGACGATTTGTTCTAGAGTCCAAATTCGTGTATTTAAGGGTTGCCTTCTTTCTTTGGCAGTTGTGGGGTTGATGGAGGCTCCGACTTGCCGGTACATCAGTGAGATCACTCACCCCAACTACAGGGGTGTCCTGACTTCCTACTCCACGAGCTTCGTCACCGTAGGATTTCTGCTAGTCTATGCTCTTGGGCTTGTGACGAATTGGCGCAATGTTGCACTCATCAGCGCCTCAACACCTGTACTCGCAATTATTGTACTCCTAATGGTAATTACCTCACAGTGTAACGTTCAGAGCTGTAAAATGGCACAACGAtaaagtggactacatttttcaagtaGGAACCATAAagtccggcccggtttaaaaacaacgtatgtgccattagtttccccatgcacataagtgttttttcaaatgagccagaatttatagctccaaatttcaaaatgcagtccaagccGTAagataaatggactacattttgcaatttggagctataaattctagctcttcTGAAAATacacttatgcgcatagggaaactaatagcacatacgttgtttttaaacctggctataatttacagttccaaattgcaaaatgtagtccaaatatgtTTTATCATGTGTCAAAAGAATgtacacagtaagaaaaagtaaccaaaattttgtgttaatatggaaGGCAAAGTATGAGGTATAACACAAACTgttagttaatttttttgtttgttacttttctctttgtcaaattgatcaaatctttgtgttgaaaatctgcaaCCTCGTTAATAACTGAGCGCCAGCCCCCAGGATCGAACCTGGATCACACCGGTGGAGATCTAATCCGTTAGTCACTCACAAATTGCAAACTCTGAGCGACGGGGaggaaacagaaaataaaacagTCCCGCAGGACATTTATTTTATATACCGATATCTTAGAGTAACCTACTCTTtgggtcgatttaacacaaaTTTGTGTTGAGCGACCAAGTTCATTGTGTTGATCTTACACAATAAAGTAACACCGGTCACGGAAATTGTTAACtgcgtgggagggggggggggggaagactTAAAAACTTTACGAAAATTCGCTCCAAggatttcattcaattttaaaaatatgaatgaaatttAATTCATGATCTTGTGTGTAGCAGTAAAGACGCACCGGGGGACCCGGATGGAACTGACCATATGCCGTTGTAATCATTGTACCTTGGGACACATCCAGTTAGCGGTTTCTTTTCGTTTCCTCAAGTATGTTTCTATGTTTATTTAAAGTTACAATGTAATGTTTCCctctaaataaaaaaatacgtgTTGGAGGCTCAAAATTGAGAAACCTGATTATGACTCACACATTCAGAAATCCATACGAAAAGTAgtaaaaaacactgaaaaaagttttgattttttgccacAGATTCCAGAAACACCTATCTGGCTGATGTCAAAGGGGCGTTCGGAGGAAGCACTTCAGTCCCTGCAGTGGCTCCGCGGGTGGACGACAAAAGAAGCTGTGCAAGAAGAATACACCAAACTCCAGTTCTACGCCAAAAAACAGCAGGGGAAAACGATCCATGCCTACGGGAAAGAAGTGGATATCGCGGACGAGAAACCCACCGTGCTTAACGGCGCTTCCAAAGGAGATCACCTGGAAGTTGAAGAGGTTGAAGAACGCAGGGGACTTAAAGAGAAAATCAGGGAGCTTACCTGCAAAGAAATGCTTGTTCCCTTGGGAAAGTGCATTGTTCTCTTTTTTGTATCTATTTGCAGTGGACTCTTGTCTCTTCGGCCCTACTTCGTTCAAGTTTTCGAAGAGTTCGACCTTCCTACGGATGGATTAACGACAAGTGTATGTATTTCACAAAATCAAAActtcaccctggtaaaaattggcgattttttttttttttttttttttttttttttatatcagggACATTCCCCTTCTATCTTTATTATCGTATTTAAATATTACATAAGATAAGTATATAACATAAGATAAGTATTGTTAAAGATATTTAGGCATataaataacaacttaattacTTGATATACGATAAAAGGACGGCAAATATCAAGGATATATCCATCGCCCAGGTTAGAGATGTATAAAAAAGAGTCTAAGTATTAATTATGTTTACATTACAGATATATATATCACACATAAAATAGAGGCGTTTACGGAAGTCCCGAGGAAGAGGCCCCGGGACCGTCGGAAGACACTACATCGGGGAGAGGTTTACATATTTGTACATTGTTAGTCTTATCTTTATAATATTTATTCTTATTatctaaaatataaaaattggcgataagagctgcgtttcaaaataccataggaattcttatagccggctaaagaaggctacagaaaatcatatagctggctgtagaatgcggagaaaatcatacggccgggctatacgaagcgataaaaaattatgcagccgggctatagttcctatcgccgggctttacactttatcgcctggctgttgctttttcgccatcgattataaaaggctgaAAAGATTAAAGAGAAGGCTGAAAGATTAAGGCTTAAAGGATTATAAAGGATTATATAaggaattgtgtagaaattcgtgtgttttggaaatcattaagtttgatacggaaccaccttaatatttgacaaaacacatattatattttcctttaatacatattttttttttcatcaattaaaatgagaataatccatacaggatgtgcaaaaatttcaaaatcatgagttgaataacgctgactccgccagattaaatattagagcctaacacaaagcggagcggcgacgcactggcgcctacaaacctaacagggatactccacgcattgcgcaacgcgtgaagtatccctgttaggtttgtaggcgccaatgcgcgtttcgcgctggctgcccacctgccgcgctgcgccgcagcgtgccacggcgcttgaagcaactatttcacaccagaggtgttgcacagtatcatacgaaactgaaggcgctctaatatattagtaatggcaggcaaccatcaaaagtacggagctttcctcgtaaaataaatcaagatactatggtccaaaaagagagcagtattccaaaaactcactaagtcctagcatccgtaattagtaacgcttagcatacactttatcgcctggctgttgcttagtcaccatcggctataaaaggctataagaaattgtgtagccggctatagaagctattgaaaatcttacagccggctgtaggtctatggtattttggaacacagattctactgccaattttttaccagggcaatAACTTTCAATGTATTTCCCTGCCAGAAATAGTAAGAAGGCCTGCGCTTGTTTGCCAACATTTATCACAAGAAATTGTTCGTATCATTAGGATGATGACGGATGTCAATAGATAAACAATTTTACTCATATCGGtggaatttctttaaattttctgaaagtgtCGCCTTTAGTcaggaacacggaaaaaaatagggtagtcgacacaattagcggctagttaaaaatgcgccagctgcTGTgcgttacgataactaccgcggtggaggtcacaactaacccggtagttaccTACATCatgtaactaccgggttagttaTGACCTCCATCGCGGTAGTtattatcgtaactaccgcacggtactTGGCGCATTTTAACGAGCCGctgccgctggttgtgtcgaccaccctattttttcccctgaagcataatcatattgaaaaaaaattaaaattaaaatttttaaaaataacttttacttAATAGTAAATATGACGATAATGAATTCCTGAAGTGGATTAGTTTTATTTGCTCTACAGAAAGATACTTCTTTTCTGAGTGGACAATATATAAACTCAATTTAGGATCGTCATTATAAAAGCCGTTTACCAGTTcaaactctgtttatacaattATTATCACAGAGAGGTCAACCATTCAGTTACACTCTGAAAAATAACGAATGTCAGATTTGGGTATTAGTGCAAAAATGTATCATGATCGCGTTGTTTTAGAGTTAGCTTTAAAAACTAAGGTATTTTTAATCGGAACCatgcatcaattcaaaatatcaaggaacttttttttgtaaatttttgtttgagctgactaaattttattgttttttttatccaCTTCCAGGTTTTAATTTCTGTGATAGCAATTGTGGGGAATATTGTCTGCATGTTGATAATCAATCGTGTGAAAAAGCGGCCGCTgattattttctctctgatCAGCACAGCTCTGTGCCTTATCCTCCTTGCCTTGTTCCTGATGGCTCCCACTAATCCTCATAACAATGCTTCTCTTCGTTGGTGGAGTCTTATTTTGTTCTTGATCGTCAATTTTGTCAACAATTTAGGAATCTACCCAATATCTTGGACCTACCTCAGTGAGATTCTTCCTTACAGGTAAGAACTGAAGCCActcatagaaaaaaaacatcaagGGAAACTCCTTCAGTACAGGAAGAATTTGTAGTTTTACTCTGTGGCATCTATTTGTAATAAATGACGCTTATTTCATACATTTAAATCACATTTTTATAACATTTGTGCGAAAGAAACAATGTAGGTATTCGTAAGTTTGAGAGGAAGTACTTTAATTTGCTCTATTGTTAATATTAGGCATTCACATGAGGCAGTGGAGTGGACGAGTAGCCATGACAAACTTTTAACGAAACCGCCACGAACTAAATTTTGCTCATTAGATTTTCAGTAATTATGTATTTAAGTATAATCAATATTGATCAAAACTCGTACTAGGGTCATTAATGCTTTACTCTCACTAAACTCAATTCCGAGTAAGCGCTTTAAAAGAGTAGACATGCGCCGGAATTTCTTTAAACTTATCTTTTATAGGTTTTCATTACTTCTGTGTGTTTTGGTTTATTTCCAACGagtaacagaaaaaaatgaaataaattgttAGTGTAATACTAAGTTATTCATACATCTTAGGGTTGTAAGACGTGCAGTAGAAATATA
This window of the Bemisia tabaci chromosome 3, PGI_BMITA_v3 genome carries:
- the LOC109032390 gene encoding facilitated trehalose transporter Tret1 isoform X2, whose amino-acid sequence is MMENLPQPMETRQETSNPSTFRQLLPQVLACSAKSVLYLSLGMLVGLPTLLIPDVTDPSNLNELFLDNDQASWESYLHFSTSRKFGLRSTFAVSGMQKTHDNGEHTAVFVGLMEAPTCRYISEITHPNYRGVLTSYSTSFVTVGFLLVYALGLVTNWRNVALISASTPVLAIIVLLMIPETPIWLMSKGRSEEALQSLQWLRGWTTKEAVQEEYTKLQFYAKKQQGKTIHAYGKEVDIADEKPTVLNGASKGDHLEVEEVEERRGLKEKIRELTCKEMLVPLGKCIVLFFVSICSGLLSLRPYFVQVFEEFDLPTDGLTTSVLISVIAIVGNIVCMLIINRVKKRPLIIFSLISTALCLILLALFLMAPTNPHNNASLRWWSLILFLIVNFVNNLGIYPISWTYLSEILPYRGRGIATAIGSSFFYIVIAVGVKTYPSLEQQIGLDGIFLLYAVISLAGAYFTYFSLPETEGKFLSDIETHGKDKKIQVTSF
- the LOC109032390 gene encoding facilitated trehalose transporter Tret1 isoform X4 encodes the protein MIKHRGTVRESYLHFSTSRKFGLRSTFAVSGMQKTHDNGEHTAVFVGLMEAPTCRYISEITHPNYRGVLTSYSTSFVTVGFLLVYALGLVTNWRNVALISASTPVLAIIVLLMIPETPIWLMSKGRSEEALQSLQWLRGWTTKEAVQEEYTKLQFYAKKQQGKTIHAYGKEVDIADEKPTVLNGASKGDHLEVEEVEERRGLKEKIRELTCKEMLVPLGKCIVLFFVSICSGLLSLRPYFVQVFEEFDLPTDGLTTSVLISVIAIVGNIVCMLIINRVKKRPLIIFSLISTALCLILLALFLMAPTNPHNNASLRWWSLILFLIVNFVNNLGIYPISWTYLSEILPYRGRGIATAIGSSFFYIVIAVGVKTYPSLEQQIGLDGIFLLYAVISLAGAYFTYFSLPETEGKFLSDIETHGKDKKIQVTSF
- the LOC109032390 gene encoding facilitated trehalose transporter Tret1 isoform X3 yields the protein MIKHRGSLTYIFQPLGSLASGALLQSVGCKKLMIMVNIPQFVSWIMTYYASSALVLYISSALVGLVVGLMEAPTCRYISEITHPNYRGVLTSYSTSFVTVGFLLVYALGLVTNWRNVALISASTPVLAIIVLLMIPETPIWLMSKGRSEEALQSLQWLRGWTTKEAVQEEYTKLQFYAKKQQGKTIHAYGKEVDIADEKPTVLNGASKGDHLEVEEVEERRGLKEKIRELTCKEMLVPLGKCIVLFFVSICSGLLSLRPYFVQVFEEFDLPTDGLTTSVLISVIAIVGNIVCMLIINRVKKRPLIIFSLISTALCLILLALFLMAPTNPHNNASLRWWSLILFLIVNFVNNLGIYPISWTYLSEILPYRGRGIATAIGSSFFYIVIAVGVKTYPSLEQQIGLDGIFLLYAVISLAGAYFTYFSLPETEGKFLSDIETHGKDKKIQVTSF
- the LOC109032390 gene encoding facilitated trehalose transporter Tret1 isoform X1, with product MMENLPQPMETRQETSNPSTFRQLLPQVLACSAKSVLYLSLGMLVGLPTLLIPDVTDPSNLNELFLDNDQASWYGSLTYIFQPLGSLASGALLQSVGCKKLMIMVNIPQFVSWIMTYYASSALVLYISSALVGLVVGLMEAPTCRYISEITHPNYRGVLTSYSTSFVTVGFLLVYALGLVTNWRNVALISASTPVLAIIVLLMIPETPIWLMSKGRSEEALQSLQWLRGWTTKEAVQEEYTKLQFYAKKQQGKTIHAYGKEVDIADEKPTVLNGASKGDHLEVEEVEERRGLKEKIRELTCKEMLVPLGKCIVLFFVSICSGLLSLRPYFVQVFEEFDLPTDGLTTSVLISVIAIVGNIVCMLIINRVKKRPLIIFSLISTALCLILLALFLMAPTNPHNNASLRWWSLILFLIVNFVNNLGIYPISWTYLSEILPYRGRGIATAIGSSFFYIVIAVGVKTYPSLEQQIGLDGIFLLYAVISLAGAYFTYFSLPETEGKFLSDIETHGKDKKIQVTSF
- the LOC109032390 gene encoding facilitated trehalose transporter Tret1 isoform X5 — encoded protein: MIMVNIPQFVSWIMTYYASSALVLYISSALVGLVVGLMEAPTCRYISEITHPNYRGVLTSYSTSFVTVGFLLVYALGLVTNWRNVALISASTPVLAIIVLLMIPETPIWLMSKGRSEEALQSLQWLRGWTTKEAVQEEYTKLQFYAKKQQGKTIHAYGKEVDIADEKPTVLNGASKGDHLEVEEVEERRGLKEKIRELTCKEMLVPLGKCIVLFFVSICSGLLSLRPYFVQVFEEFDLPTDGLTTSVLISVIAIVGNIVCMLIINRVKKRPLIIFSLISTALCLILLALFLMAPTNPHNNASLRWWSLILFLIVNFVNNLGIYPISWTYLSEILPYRGRGIATAIGSSFFYIVIAVGVKTYPSLEQQIGLDGIFLLYAVISLAGAYFTYFSLPETEGKFLSDIETHGKDKKIQVTSF